CCAAACGTCATGGTCTCTTCTGGGCCAAACCCCATGGTGTCTTGAAGGTGTTTGATCGCCGCGCCTTTTGACGCTTCTGCGTTCATGACATCCAACCAAATCTTCGCGCTCACCACAACTTGATGCGTATCATCAAACTTCGCTTTCATGGTCGGGTACACCAACTCTTCAGAGCCATCAAAATGACAAATTGCCACCTTGATAAATTCGTCCTCTACCGCCAATAAGTCAGGCGCGTACTCGCAACGATGATAGTACTTCTGGAACTCTTCCAATGCTTTAGGATCTTTGGTTTCAATGTAAGCCGAACGCTTACCACACAAGACAAGGTGCGTACCTTCAACCTCCCTCGCCGCTTGGATAATTGCATCAATTTCTGATTTTGGAATGGTGCAACTATACAGTTCTTTGTCTTGGTACATCACCAAGGTACCATTTTCCGCTACGTAAATCATACGATCTTGGATAGGGGCAAAGGTATCACGCAGACTGTAGTACTGACGACCGGATGCCGCAGAGAACAAAATGCCCTT
This portion of the Vibrio hyugaensis genome encodes:
- a CDS encoding Cof-type HAD-IIB family hydrolase, with product MSQASIKFIATDMDGTLLDQYGRLDPEFFDLFLQLEEKGILFSAASGRQYYSLRDTFAPIQDRMIYVAENGTLVMYQDKELYSCTIPKSEIDAIIQAAREVEGTHLVLCGKRSAYIETKDPKALEEFQKYYHRCEYAPDLLAVEDEFIKVAICHFDGSEELVYPTMKAKFDDTHQVVVSAKIWLDVMNAEASKGAAIKHLQDTMGFGPEETMTFGDYLNDLEMLQVSEHSYAMENAHEAVKKIARFSAPSNRDSGVMKVIKEKVL